Proteins found in one Balaenoptera musculus isolate JJ_BM4_2016_0621 chromosome 4, mBalMus1.pri.v3, whole genome shotgun sequence genomic segment:
- the STX19 gene encoding syntaxin-19: MKDRLQELKQRTKEIELSRDKDVSTTEAEEQGVFLQQAVIYETEPVAERHLHEIQKLQESINNLTDDVQNFGQQQKSLLASMRRLSLLKRESSITKEIKVQAEHINRGLDDLVKEVKKSEDENGPSSVVTRILKSQHAALFRHFQQTMFIYNDTIAAKQEKCRTFIFRQLEVAGKEVPEEEVNDMLHQGKWEVFNESLLREISITKAQLSEMEQRHKELVNLENQIKDLRDLFIQISLLVEEQGESINNIEMIVNGTKEYVTTTKEKFGLAVKYKKRNPCRVLCCWCCPCCGSK, translated from the coding sequence ATGAAAGACCGACTTCAAGAACTAAAGCAAAGAACAAAGGAAATTGAGCTCTCTAGAGACAAGGATGTGTCGACTACAGAAGCAGAGGAACAAGGGGTGTTTCTGCAGCAAGCTGTTATTTATGAAACAGAGCCTGTAGCTGAGAGACACCTACATGAGATACAAAAACTACAGGAGAGTATTAACAACTTGACAGATGATGTTCAAAACTTTGGGCAGCAACAGAAAAGTCTGCTGGCTTCTATGAGAAGGCTTAGTCTACTTAAGAGAGAGTCTAGCATTACTAAAGAGATAAAAGTCCAAGCAGAACACATTAATAGAGGTTTGGATGATTTAGTGAAAGAAGTTAAAAAGTCAGAGGATGAAAACGGTCCATCATCAGTGGTCACAAGGATACTTAAATCTCAGCATGCTGCGTTGTTCCGCCATTTTCAGCAAACTATGTTTATATACAATGACACAATAGCAGCAAAGCAAGAGAAGTGCAGGACATTTATTTTCCGTCAGCTTGAAGTTGCTGGAAAAGAAGTGCCGGAAGAAGAGGTAAATGATATGCTTCATCAAGGAAAATGGGaagtttttaatgaaagcttaCTTCGAGAAATCAGTATCACTAAAGCACAACTCTCAGAGATGGAACAGAGACACAAAGAACTTGTTAATTTGGAGAACCAAATAAAGGATTTAAGGGACCTTTTCATTCAGATATCTCTTTTAGTAGAGGAACAGGGAGAAAGCATCAACAATATTGAAATGATAGTGAATGGCACAAAAGAGTATGTTACCACTACTAAAGAAAAATTTGGACTAgctgtaaaatacaaaaaaagaaatccttgcaGGGTGTTGTGTTGCTGGTGTTGTCCATGCTGTGGCTCAAAATAA